One genomic region from Bos indicus isolate NIAB-ARS_2022 breed Sahiwal x Tharparkar chromosome 17, NIAB-ARS_B.indTharparkar_mat_pri_1.0, whole genome shotgun sequence encodes:
- the LOC109571179 gene encoding tubulin alpha-3 chain: MRECISIHVGQAGVQIGNACWELYCLEHGIQPDGQMPSDKTIGGGDDSFNTFFSETGAGKHVPRAVFVDLEPTVVDEVRTGTYRQLFHPEQLITGKEDAANNYARGHYTIGKEIVDLVLDRIRKLADLCTGLQGFLIFHSFGGGTGSGFASLLMERLSVDYGKKSKLEFAIYPAPQVSTAVVEPYNSILTTHTTLEHSDCAFMVDNEAIYDICRRNLDIERPTYTNLNRLIGQIVSSITASLRFDGALNVDLTEFQTNLVPYPRIHFPLATYAPVISAEKAYHEQLSVAEITNACFEPANQMVKCDPRHGKYMACCMLYRGDVVPKDVNAAIATIKTKRTIQFVDWCPTGFKVGINYQPPTVVPGGDLAKVQRAVCMLSNTTAIAEAWARLDHKFDLMYAKRAFVHWYVGEGMEEGEFSEAREDLAALEKDYEEVGVDSVEAEAEEGEEY, encoded by the exons ATG CGCGAGTGCATCTCCATCCACGTGGGGCAGGCGGGCGTCCAGATCGGCAACGCCTGCTGGGAGCTGTACTGCCTGGAGCATGGCATTCAGCCCGACGGCCAGATGCCCAGCGACAAGACCATCGGCGGCGGGGATGACTCCTTCAACACGTTCTTCAGCGAGACGGGGGCCGGCAAGCACGTGCCCAGGGCCGTGTTCGTGGACCTGGAGCCCACCGTGGTCG ACGAGGTGCGCACGGGGACCTACAGGCAGCTCTTCCACCCGGAGCAGCTGATCACCGGGAAGGAAGACGCGGCCAACAACTATGCCCGTGGCCACTACACCATCGGCAAGGAGATCGTCGACCTGGTCCTGGACCGCATCCGCAAACTG GCGGACCTGTGCACGGGGCTGCAGGGCTTCCTCATCTTCCACAGCTTCGGGGGCGGCACCGGCTCGGGCTTCGCGTCGCTGCTCATGGAGCGGCTCTCGGTGGACTACGGCAAGAAGTCCAAGCTGGAGTTCGCCATCTACCCGGCGCCCCAGGTCTCCACGGCCGTGGTGGAGCCCTACAACTCCATCCTGACCACGCACACGACCCTGGAGCACTCGGACTGCGCCTTCATGGTGGACAACGAGGCCATCTACGACATCTGCCGGCGCAACCTGGACATCGAGCGGCCCACGTACACCAACCTCAACCGGCTCATCGGGCAGATCGTGTCCTCCATCACGGCCTCCCTGCGCTTCGACGGCGCCCTCAACGTGGACCTGACCGAGTTCCAGACCAACCTGGTACCCTACCCCCGCATCCACTTCCCCCTGGCCACGTACGCCCCGGTCATCTCGGCCGAGAAGGCCTACCACGAGCAGCTGTCCGTGGCCGAGATCACCAACGCCTGCTTCGAGCCGGCCAACCAGATGGTCAAGTGTGACCCTCGCCACGGCAAGTACATGGCCTGCTGCATGCTGTACCGGGGGGACGTGGTCCCCAAAGACGTCAACGCGGCCATCGCCACCATCAAGACCAAGCGCACCATCCAGTTTGTGGACTGGTGCCCGACCGGGTTCAAG GTGGGCATCAACTACCAGCCCCCCACGGTGGTCCCGGGGGGAGACCTGGCCAAGGTGCAGCGGGCCGTGTGCATGCTGAGCAACACCACGGCCATCGCCGAGGCCTGGGCCCGCCTGGACCACAAGTTCGACCTCATGTACGCCAAGCGCGCCTTCGTGCACTGGTACGTGGGGGAGGGCATGGAGGAGGGCGAGTTCTCGGAGGCCCGGGAAGACCTGGCGGCGCTGGAGAAGGATTACGAGGAGGTGGGCGTGGACTCGGTGGAGGCGGAGGCCGAGGAAGGGGAGGAGTACTGA
- the LRRC74B gene encoding leucine-rich repeat-containing protein 74B isoform X1: protein MRGPLQEPGEKEGQEEGAAAASGCPAGVREAKKGLDADSDSDQETEGARKPGELGKDTLYLRSCRAYSVVPASCFLRQGSAPELSLRHRGLGPQGARALAHALNSNPCIKRLDLRDNGLCGAGAEALAGALSRSCSICDVDLSENRLGAEGAQAICAALAVSPAVQRLQLAGNGLEEQAAQCLAELLLAHTGLKSLDLSYNQLNDQAGETLGPALAENTGLMELNVSWNHLRGLGAIAIARGLEANIFLRVLDISYNGCGDSGASAVGEALKTNNVLEELYMSNNRISAAGALSLGLGLRVNQTLRILAVSRNPMRSEGCSGVLKSVQANPQSVLELLDFSDIQVNREFDDLASSVKVILPGLCIKMAARRVEYKKELLAIFTPSE from the exons ATGAGGGGTCCCCTCCAGGAGCCTGGGGAGAAGGAAGGCCAGGAGGAAGGGGCAGCGGCGGCTTCTGGGTGTCCTGCTGGGGTCCGGGAGGCCAAGAAGGGTCTGGACGCGGATTCGGACTCTGACCAGGAGACAGAAG GTGCCCGCAAGCCTGGCGAGCTGGGCAAGGACACCCTCTACCTGAGGTCCTGCCGGGCCTATAGCGTTGTGCCCGCCTCCTGCTTTCTGCGCCAAGGAAGCGCCCCGGAGCTCAGCCTGCGGCACCGTGGCCTGGGGCCCCAG GGGGCCCGGGCTCTGGCCCATGCACTGAACTCCAATCCCTGCATCAAGCGGCTGGACCTTCGGGACAACGGACTCTGTGGGGCTGGTGCAGAGGCCCTGGCGGGCGCTCTGAGCAGAAGCTGCAGTATCTGTG ATGTGGACCTGTCGGAGAACCGCCTGGGAGCGGAGGGAGCCCAGGCCATCTGTGCCGCCCTGGCGGTGAGCCCGGCTGTGCAGAGGCTGCAGCTGGCAGGGAACGGCCTGGAAGAGCAGGCAGCCCAGTGCCTGGCTGAGCTCCTGCTGGCCCACACGGGCCTGAAGTCCCTGGACCTGAGCTACAACCAGCTGAATGACCAAGCAG GGGAGACGCTTGGACCAGCCCTGGCAGAAAACACAGGACTCATGGAGCTCAACGTGAGCTGGAATCACTTGCGAGGCCTGGGAGCCATAGCCATCGCCAGAGGACTGGAG GCAAACATCTTCTTGAGGGTCCTGGACATCTCGTACAATGGCTGTGGGGATTCTGGAGCCTCCGCGGTGGGGGAGGCGCTCAAGACCAACAACGTGCTGGAGGAGCTCTACATGAG CAACAACCGCATCTCTGCGGCGGGAGCCCTgagcctgggcctgggcctgcgAGTCAACCAGACACTGAGGATTCTTGCT GTGTCGAGGAATCCCATGCGAAGTGAAGGCTGCTCTGGTGTGCTCAAGTCTGTCCAGGCTAATCCACAGTCTGTACTGGAGCTTCTGGACTTTTCT GATATCCAGGTGAACAGAGAGTTTGATGACCTCGCCAGTTCAGTGAAGGTCATTCTTCCAGGGCTTTGCATAAAGATGGCTGCCCGCAGAGTGGAGTACAAAAAAGAACTGCTGGCCATCTTCACACCATCTGAGTGA
- the LRRC74B gene encoding leucine-rich repeat-containing protein 74B isoform X2, whose product MRGPLQEPGEKEGQEEGAAAASGCPAGVREAKKGLDADSDSDQETEGARKPGELGKDTLYLRSCRAYSVVPASCFLRQGSAPELSLRHRGLGPQGARALAHALNSNPCIKRLDLRDNGLCGAGAEALAGALSRSCSICDVDLSENRLGAEGAQAICAALAVSPAVQRLQLAGNGLEEQAAQCLAELLLAHTGLKSLDLSYNQLNDQAGETLGPALAENTGLMELNVSWNHLRGLGAIAIARGLEANIFLRVLDISYNGCGDSGASAVGEALKTNNVLEELYMSNNRISAAGALSLGLGLRVNQTLRILAVSRNPMRSEGCSGVLKSVQANPQSVLELLDFSVQLLKGSPSSQPVVPASGS is encoded by the exons ATGAGGGGTCCCCTCCAGGAGCCTGGGGAGAAGGAAGGCCAGGAGGAAGGGGCAGCGGCGGCTTCTGGGTGTCCTGCTGGGGTCCGGGAGGCCAAGAAGGGTCTGGACGCGGATTCGGACTCTGACCAGGAGACAGAAG GTGCCCGCAAGCCTGGCGAGCTGGGCAAGGACACCCTCTACCTGAGGTCCTGCCGGGCCTATAGCGTTGTGCCCGCCTCCTGCTTTCTGCGCCAAGGAAGCGCCCCGGAGCTCAGCCTGCGGCACCGTGGCCTGGGGCCCCAG GGGGCCCGGGCTCTGGCCCATGCACTGAACTCCAATCCCTGCATCAAGCGGCTGGACCTTCGGGACAACGGACTCTGTGGGGCTGGTGCAGAGGCCCTGGCGGGCGCTCTGAGCAGAAGCTGCAGTATCTGTG ATGTGGACCTGTCGGAGAACCGCCTGGGAGCGGAGGGAGCCCAGGCCATCTGTGCCGCCCTGGCGGTGAGCCCGGCTGTGCAGAGGCTGCAGCTGGCAGGGAACGGCCTGGAAGAGCAGGCAGCCCAGTGCCTGGCTGAGCTCCTGCTGGCCCACACGGGCCTGAAGTCCCTGGACCTGAGCTACAACCAGCTGAATGACCAAGCAG GGGAGACGCTTGGACCAGCCCTGGCAGAAAACACAGGACTCATGGAGCTCAACGTGAGCTGGAATCACTTGCGAGGCCTGGGAGCCATAGCCATCGCCAGAGGACTGGAG GCAAACATCTTCTTGAGGGTCCTGGACATCTCGTACAATGGCTGTGGGGATTCTGGAGCCTCCGCGGTGGGGGAGGCGCTCAAGACCAACAACGTGCTGGAGGAGCTCTACATGAG CAACAACCGCATCTCTGCGGCGGGAGCCCTgagcctgggcctgggcctgcgAGTCAACCAGACACTGAGGATTCTTGCT GTGTCGAGGAATCCCATGCGAAGTGAAGGCTGCTCTGGTGTGCTCAAGTCTGTCCAGGCTAATCCACAGTCTGTACTGGAGCTTCTGGACTTTTCT GTTCAGCTCTTGAAAggcagcccctcctcccagccagTAGTGCCCGCGAGTGGATCCTAG